One Kaistella polysaccharea DNA segment encodes these proteins:
- a CDS encoding ABC transporter permease/substrate-binding protein — MDFWERRIYYLQLFAEHLLLSLGSLLAVTFLGILLGVTVFYSSKSRKIILPLINFLYTIPSIAMFGLLIPLVGIGLKNALIVLIIYGLLPIVRSTYSGLKEVPSQLVEAAEGLGSTPIQVFKNIYFPLALPSILSGLRITVVMIVALTGLAALIGAGGLGQAIFRGLNTMNTGLIVTGSLGISLFAILGDQWIGQFEKDESLLRVISKNATKKHRNRIIFPSVLVLIAVIGALIYLNPVSSKNSETITVASKPTSEQFILGEIISQTIENNTDIKVIRKFGIGGGTTNIHPAMISGDLDIYVEYSGTAWLNVLEEILPPNNQINYETLNQIYEEKFKLKWLGLLGFNNTYGLAISKNNSEISTFSELANKSQEFTFGAEFDFFERSDAFPGLKKVYPFDFKKLEEMDINLRYQAFEQGKIDAVDVFTTDAQIKNLNLKVLKDDKNYFPSYEAGIVIREEIAKKYPEVEKLLSNLKGKISTEKMQQLNYEVEVEKKSPAEVAQNFLKNLKN, encoded by the coding sequence ATGGATTTTTGGGAACGTCGGATTTACTATCTCCAACTTTTTGCGGAACATTTGCTACTTTCCTTAGGTTCCCTTTTGGCAGTGACTTTCCTGGGGATTTTACTCGGTGTTACTGTTTTTTATTCCTCAAAAAGTCGGAAAATTATTCTGCCTTTAATCAACTTCCTTTACACGATTCCGTCGATCGCAATGTTTGGTTTATTGATTCCATTGGTTGGAATCGGACTGAAAAACGCACTTATTGTTTTAATTATTTACGGATTACTTCCTATTGTTAGAAGCACTTACAGTGGGTTAAAAGAAGTTCCCTCGCAATTAGTCGAAGCTGCAGAAGGTTTAGGTTCAACACCAATTCAAGTTTTCAAGAATATTTATTTTCCACTCGCTTTACCGTCCATTTTATCAGGTTTACGGATTACCGTTGTCATGATTGTCGCCTTAACCGGATTGGCTGCATTAATTGGAGCAGGAGGTTTAGGTCAAGCAATTTTTCGTGGTTTAAATACTATGAATACGGGATTAATTGTGACCGGATCTTTAGGAATTTCGCTCTTTGCAATTTTGGGTGATCAATGGATTGGTCAGTTTGAAAAAGATGAAAGTTTACTTCGCGTTATTTCTAAAAACGCTACCAAAAAACATAGAAATCGAATTATTTTTCCAAGTGTTTTGGTTTTAATTGCTGTAATTGGAGCATTAATTTATTTGAATCCTGTAAGTTCAAAAAATTCGGAAACCATTACGGTTGCCTCGAAACCGACAAGTGAACAATTTATTTTGGGAGAAATTATTTCTCAAACCATTGAAAATAATACGGATATCAAAGTCATCCGCAAATTTGGAATTGGAGGTGGAACAACCAACATTCATCCCGCGATGATTTCTGGAGATCTGGATATTTATGTGGAATATTCCGGGACCGCTTGGTTAAACGTTTTAGAAGAAATATTACCGCCAAATAATCAAATCAATTACGAAACTTTAAACCAAATTTATGAGGAAAAATTTAAGTTAAAATGGTTGGGTTTACTCGGTTTTAATAATACGTATGGTTTGGCGATTTCTAAAAATAATTCGGAAATTTCTACTTTTTCTGAGTTGGCGAATAAAAGTCAGGAATTTACTTTCGGGGCGGAATTTGATTTTTTTGAAAGAAGTGATGCATTTCCAGGCTTGAAAAAAGTTTATCCTTTTGACTTTAAAAAACTGGAGGAAATGGATATCAATCTTCGGTATCAAGCCTTTGAACAGGGGAAAATTGATGCAGTTGACGTTTTCACGACCGATGCTCAAATCAAAAATTTAAACTTGAAAGTTTTAAAAGACGACAAAAATTATTTCCCCAGTTATGAAGCAGGAATCGTCATCAGAGAAGAAATTGCTAAAAAATATCCCGAAGTAGAAAAATTGCTTTCCAATTTAAAAGGTAAGATTTCGACCGAAAAAATGCAACAACTCAATTATGAAGTGGAAGTAGAAAAAAAATCTCCCGCTGAAGTTGCCCAGAATTTCCTCAAAAATTTAAAAAATTAA
- a CDS encoding YqjF family protein, whose amino-acid sequence MSFLTAEWNNLAMINYVIDPTILEKYVPPGTELDFFDGECYVSFIGFLFENVKVLGLKIPFHSDFEEVNLRFYVRRFENGVWKRGAVFISEIVPKLAISFVANTFYNEHYETFPMKHTLKVNDNSREFIYEWKVKNKWNKIQLETNKNPIAIEVGSESEFITEHYFGYNKVSETETIEYEVKHPRWQQYNVIKNNSAINFEDVYGEEFAFIKDLEPTSVFFAVGSKISIEDKRKIKL is encoded by the coding sequence ATGAGTTTTCTTACCGCAGAATGGAATAATTTAGCCATGATTAACTACGTAATCGATCCTACAATTCTGGAAAAATATGTTCCGCCCGGAACTGAACTTGATTTTTTTGACGGTGAATGTTATGTGAGTTTTATTGGATTTCTCTTTGAAAATGTAAAAGTTTTAGGTTTGAAAATTCCCTTTCACTCAGATTTTGAAGAAGTTAATTTGAGATTTTATGTAAGGCGCTTTGAAAATGGCGTATGGAAAAGAGGTGCTGTTTTCATCAGCGAAATTGTGCCGAAATTGGCGATTTCATTTGTAGCGAATACTTTCTACAACGAACATTACGAAACTTTCCCGATGAAACATACTTTGAAAGTCAATGATAATTCCCGCGAATTTATTTATGAGTGGAAAGTCAAAAATAAGTGGAATAAGATTCAATTAGAAACCAATAAAAATCCGATTGCCATTGAAGTTGGTTCCGAAAGTGAATTTATCACAGAACATTATTTCGGTTACAATAAAGTGAGTGAAACTGAAACCATCGAATATGAAGTAAAACATCCAAGATGGCAACAATATAATGTCATTAAGAATAATTCTGCAATTAATTTTGAAGATGTTTACGGGGAAGAATTTGCTTTTATTAAAGACTTAGAGCCGACTTCTGTTTTTTTTGCAGTGGGTTCTAAAATCAGTATTGAAGATAAAAGAAAAATTAAATTGTAG
- the carB gene encoding carbamoyl-phosphate synthase large subunit: protein MKRNDIKTILVIGSGPIIIGQAAEFDYAGTQACLSLREEGYKVILINSNPATIMTDVEIADKVYIEPISLEFVSHIIRKERPDALLPTLGGQTGLNMAVELENSGILEECKVEVLGTKLSAINQAEDRDLFRNLMRELNEPVPDSDIVNNVQSALEFAHNIGYPVIVRPAFTMGGTGGGIAHSDDELKEITSFGLKYSPVRQCLIEKSIAGFKEIEYEVMRDKNDNAIVVCNMENIDPVGIHTGDSIVVAPSQTLSDREYQMLRNSSLKIIRALGIEGGCNVQLALDPNSYDYYIIEVNPRVSRSSALASKATGYPIAKIAAKIAVGLTLDEIMNPVTGKTYACFEPALDYVVTKFPRFPFDKFETADRRLSTQMKATGEVMAIGRNFEESLQKAIRSLETGLRHIGLKSKDAAALTGEEIERRIRVCDDERLFIIGDALRRGYDWEKIVEWSKIDKFFIWKIKKLIDFEKVIAENKFDKETLLEAKKLGFSDLSIATLWNSTQKEIFEYRKNNGVMPVYKMVDTCAAEFESETPYFYGTYEEENESVPSDKEKIIVLGSGPIRIGQGVEFDYATVHSVWAIKEMGYEAIIINNNPETVSTDFSISDKLYFEPLTEEDVMNIIDLEKPKGVVVQFGGQTAINLADKLAAHGVKILGTSLEDLDRAENRNKFEAALQEMGIPQPLGKTCFTKEEALVIANEIGFPVLVRPSYVLGGRAMEIVYDEYELSHYMTNAVKENSEHPILIDRYLTGKEVEIDAICDGETVVIPGIMEHIERAGVHSGDSIAVYPPQNINDEQIATLVDYTERLAKGLNVIGLMNIQYVLYQGGVYVIEVNPRSSRTVPFLSKITEIPMANLATKVILGQKLKDLGYKNGLAPVKDGVYVKVPVFSFSKLTRVDISLGPEMKSTGEVMGKDTTLEKALYKGLIGAGRKMPLHGAILFTVADKHKEEACELARRFQEIGFKIWATEGTANYFTEHGVRTKIGYKIEENPEINLIDLIQTGKVQYIVNTMTKGKQSERDGFQIRRTSVENGVPCLTSMDTVEAILKVIESMSFKMEKM, encoded by the coding sequence ATGAAAAGAAACGATATAAAAACAATTCTCGTTATTGGTTCCGGACCAATCATCATCGGACAAGCCGCAGAATTTGATTACGCAGGAACGCAGGCTTGCTTGTCTTTAAGAGAAGAAGGCTACAAAGTAATCCTCATCAATTCAAATCCTGCAACCATCATGACTGATGTGGAAATTGCAGATAAAGTTTACATTGAACCAATATCACTGGAATTCGTAAGTCATATTATTCGTAAAGAAAGACCAGATGCGCTTTTGCCAACTTTGGGTGGACAAACTGGTTTAAATATGGCCGTAGAATTAGAAAATTCTGGAATTCTGGAAGAATGTAAAGTAGAAGTTTTAGGAACTAAACTTTCCGCCATCAATCAAGCCGAAGACCGTGATTTATTCCGGAATTTAATGCGGGAATTAAACGAACCCGTTCCAGATTCTGATATTGTAAATAACGTTCAATCGGCTTTAGAATTTGCTCACAACATCGGTTATCCCGTGATTGTTCGTCCAGCGTTTACGATGGGTGGAACTGGAGGTGGAATTGCTCACAGTGATGACGAATTGAAAGAAATTACAAGTTTCGGTTTAAAATACAGTCCCGTTCGTCAGTGTTTGATTGAAAAATCGATCGCGGGTTTTAAGGAAATCGAGTACGAAGTAATGCGCGACAAAAACGACAATGCGATTGTGGTTTGTAATATGGAAAACATCGATCCTGTGGGAATTCACACTGGAGATTCGATTGTAGTTGCGCCTTCGCAAACGCTTTCTGACCGTGAATATCAAATGTTGAGAAACTCTTCATTAAAAATCATTCGCGCTTTAGGAATTGAAGGTGGTTGTAATGTTCAGTTGGCTTTGGATCCAAATTCTTACGATTATTATATCATCGAAGTGAATCCAAGAGTTTCGCGTTCATCGGCTTTGGCGAGTAAAGCAACAGGTTATCCTATTGCTAAAATTGCGGCTAAAATCGCGGTTGGTTTGACTTTAGATGAAATCATGAATCCCGTAACTGGAAAAACGTACGCATGTTTCGAACCGGCTTTGGATTATGTGGTAACTAAATTCCCGCGTTTCCCTTTTGATAAATTTGAAACCGCTGATAGAAGACTTTCAACACAAATGAAAGCAACTGGAGAAGTAATGGCAATTGGTCGAAATTTCGAAGAATCTTTGCAAAAAGCAATCCGTTCTTTGGAAACTGGTTTGAGACATATCGGTTTAAAATCAAAAGACGCTGCAGCTTTAACTGGCGAGGAAATCGAAAGAAGAATCAGAGTTTGTGACGATGAGCGTTTGTTCATTATTGGTGATGCTTTGAGAAGAGGTTACGACTGGGAAAAAATAGTTGAGTGGAGCAAGATTGATAAATTCTTCATCTGGAAAATTAAAAAACTCATCGACTTTGAAAAAGTAATTGCTGAAAATAAATTTGACAAAGAAACTTTATTAGAAGCCAAGAAATTAGGATTTTCAGATCTAAGTATCGCAACATTATGGAATTCTACTCAAAAAGAAATTTTTGAATACCGGAAAAATAATGGAGTGATGCCGGTTTATAAAATGGTTGATACTTGCGCTGCAGAATTCGAAAGTGAGACGCCATATTTCTACGGAACGTACGAAGAGGAAAACGAAAGTGTACCTTCTGATAAAGAAAAAATCATCGTTTTAGGTTCTGGTCCGATTCGGATTGGGCAAGGAGTAGAATTCGATTACGCGACAGTTCATTCAGTTTGGGCGATTAAAGAGATGGGTTACGAAGCGATTATCATTAATAATAATCCGGAAACAGTTTCTACAGATTTTTCGATTTCCGATAAATTATATTTCGAACCTTTGACCGAAGAAGATGTGATGAACATCATCGATTTGGAGAAACCAAAAGGAGTAGTAGTACAGTTTGGTGGACAAACCGCCATTAATTTAGCAGATAAATTAGCCGCACACGGCGTTAAGATCTTGGGAACATCTCTCGAAGATTTAGACCGCGCAGAAAATAGAAATAAATTTGAAGCCGCGCTTCAGGAAATGGGAATTCCACAACCTTTGGGAAAAACCTGTTTTACAAAAGAAGAGGCTTTGGTAATTGCGAATGAAATTGGATTCCCGGTTTTGGTTCGTCCGAGTTATGTTTTAGGAGGAAGAGCCATGGAAATCGTTTATGATGAGTATGAACTCTCTCATTACATGACGAATGCGGTTAAAGAAAATTCGGAACATCCGATATTGATTGACCGTTATTTAACTGGAAAAGAAGTTGAAATTGATGCAATCTGTGATGGAGAAACAGTCGTGATTCCAGGAATTATGGAACATATCGAAAGAGCAGGAGTTCACTCCGGAGATTCGATTGCAGTTTATCCGCCACAAAATATTAATGATGAACAAATTGCCACTTTAGTTGATTACACCGAAAGATTAGCGAAAGGCTTGAATGTGATTGGATTAATGAATATTCAATACGTTCTTTATCAAGGCGGCGTTTACGTAATTGAAGTAAATCCAAGATCGAGTAGAACGGTTCCTTTCTTATCAAAAATTACAGAAATTCCAATGGCGAATTTAGCCACAAAAGTAATCCTCGGACAAAAATTAAAAGATCTCGGTTACAAAAACGGTTTGGCTCCAGTGAAAGACGGAGTTTACGTAAAAGTTCCGGTTTTCTCCTTTTCAAAATTAACGAGAGTTGATATTTCCCTCGGACCGGAAATGAAATCAACTGGAGAAGTAATGGGCAAAGACACGACGCTGGAAAAAGCCTTATACAAAGGTTTAATCGGAGCCGGAAGAAAAATGCCTTTACATGGCGCAATTCTTTTTACTGTTGCCGATAAACACAAAGAAGAAGCTTGTGAATTAGCCAGAAGATTTCAGGAAATCGGCTTTAAAATTTGGGCAACTGAAGGAACCGCCAATTATTTTACAGAACACGGAGTTCGCACCAAAATCGGTTATAAAATAGAAGAAAATCCAGAAATCAATCTAATCGATTTAATTCAAACCGGAAAAGTTCAATACATTGTAAACACGATGACTAAAGGAAAACAATCCGAAAGAGATGGTTTCCAAATCCGAAGAACGTCGGTTGAAAATGGTGTTCCTTGTTTAACTTCGATGGATACGGTTGAAGCGATTTTAAAAGTGATCGAAAGTATGAGTTTTAAAATGGAAAAAATGTAA
- a CDS encoding BRO family protein gives MENTNIQLFEQKQVRSVWNEVEEKWYFSVQDVVGILTESSDVKQYIKRLLSRDESLKMNWGTICTLVEMQAADGKKRKIQASDTKGLLRIIQSILSKKAEPFKLWLAQVGSDRLDEMQDPELSINKAMQDYLNLGYSENWINQRLKSIEVRKELTDEWKRLGLKEGQQFATLTDIITKGWSDKNTKDYKKFKGLKKENLRDNMTNTELILNMLAEASTKDISQAVNPETFDENKTVAQQGGNVAKVARLELESKTGKKVVSDLSAKKMLENKPKK, from the coding sequence ATGGAAAATACCAATATTCAACTTTTTGAACAAAAACAAGTTCGTTCAGTTTGGAACGAAGTTGAGGAGAAATGGTATTTTTCAGTACAAGATGTGGTGGGGATTTTGACTGAAAGTAGCGATGTTAAACAATATATTAAACGCTTACTTTCTAGAGATGAATCTTTGAAAATGAACTGGGGTACAATTTGTACCCTGGTTGAAATGCAGGCTGCAGATGGGAAAAAACGAAAAATTCAAGCCTCAGATACCAAAGGACTTTTAAGAATAATTCAATCCATACTCTCAAAAAAAGCAGAGCCTTTCAAACTTTGGTTGGCGCAGGTGGGTTCAGACCGACTTGATGAAATGCAGGATCCGGAATTAAGCATTAATAAAGCAATGCAGGATTATTTGAATTTAGGATATTCTGAAAACTGGATTAATCAACGCTTAAAAAGCATCGAAGTTCGGAAGGAATTGACGGATGAATGGAAAAGACTTGGTTTGAAAGAAGGTCAACAATTTGCCACATTGACTGATATCATCACTAAAGGTTGGAGTGATAAGAATACCAAAGATTATAAAAAGTTCAAAGGATTGAAAAAGGAAAATCTTCGGGATAATATGACCAATACCGAATTGATTTTAAATATGTTGGCAGAAGCATCTACGAAAGATATTTCGCAAGCAGTAAATCCGGAAACTTTTGATGAAAATAAAACTGTTGCCCAACAAGGTGGAAATGTTGCAAAAGTAGCAAGGCTGGAATTAGAATCTAAAACCGGTAAAAAAGTGGTTAGTGATTTATCTGCGAAAAAAATGTTAGAAAATAAACCTAAAAAATAA
- a CDS encoding carbamoyl phosphate synthase small subunit gives MKKKLILESGEVFHGKGFGAEQDIEGEVVFNTGMTGYQELISDPSYCGQIVCMTYPLIGNYGINRDDYESIEPAIKGLIVKEVCDFPSNFRTQMDLDEFFQKRNLSGISGIDTRRLTRVLRNSGVVKGKIVNENADENLVIENLKASVLATDQVAQVSTKTSYANPGRGLKVVLVDYGSKLGILRELAQRDCDVIVVSQDTTAEEILLINPDGVMLSNGPGDPEDVKGAIEMIQKLLGKVPIFGICLGHQLIALASGAKTFKLKFGHRGGNHPVLDLKKNKVAITSQNHGYAVDQKSLNNTDLEETHIALNDRTNEGLKHKIHPCFSVQYHPEASPGPEDANYLFDEFIEMMEEFKNVTV, from the coding sequence ATGAAAAAGAAATTAATTTTAGAATCTGGCGAAGTTTTCCATGGAAAAGGTTTCGGAGCCGAGCAGGATATTGAAGGCGAAGTCGTTTTCAATACCGGAATGACAGGTTATCAGGAATTGATATCCGATCCTTCCTACTGCGGGCAAATCGTTTGTATGACCTATCCGCTCATCGGAAATTACGGAATAAACCGCGACGATTACGAAAGTATAGAACCTGCAATCAAAGGTTTAATCGTAAAAGAAGTATGTGATTTTCCTTCCAATTTTAGGACTCAAATGGATCTGGATGAATTTTTCCAAAAGAGAAATCTCTCGGGAATCTCTGGAATCGACACCAGAAGACTAACAAGAGTTCTTCGAAATTCCGGCGTTGTAAAAGGAAAGATTGTAAATGAAAATGCTGATGAAAATTTAGTGATCGAAAATTTAAAAGCCTCTGTTTTAGCAACTGATCAGGTTGCGCAGGTTTCTACCAAAACATCGTACGCAAATCCGGGAAGAGGTTTGAAAGTAGTCTTAGTGGATTACGGTTCAAAACTCGGAATTTTGCGCGAACTCGCTCAGAGAGATTGCGACGTTATCGTAGTTTCTCAAGATACAACGGCAGAAGAAATTCTGTTGATCAATCCTGATGGAGTGATGCTTTCCAACGGTCCTGGAGATCCGGAAGATGTAAAAGGTGCCATCGAAATGATTCAAAAACTTTTAGGTAAAGTTCCAATTTTTGGAATCTGTTTAGGCCATCAGTTAATCGCTTTGGCAAGTGGTGCAAAAACTTTTAAACTGAAATTCGGACATCGTGGTGGAAATCATCCGGTTTTAGATCTGAAGAAAAATAAAGTTGCGATTACCTCTCAAAATCACGGTTACGCTGTGGATCAGAAATCTTTAAATAATACTGATTTAGAAGAAACACACATTGCCTTAAATGACAGAACTAATGAAGGTTTGAAACATAAAATTCATCCTTGCTTTTCTGTACAATATCACCCAGAAGCAAGTCCAGGACCGGAAGACGCGAATTATTTGTTCGACGAGTTTATTGAAATGATGGAAGAATTTAAAAATGTAACAGTTTAA
- a CDS encoding aspartate carbamoyltransferase catalytic subunit, with translation MLRTADLSVEKINKLLQEANEFSKGKVLKAKSEIYVSNLFFEDSTRTKTSFDVAERKLGLKVVPFDISASSVNKGESLYDTVKTLKSLGIDLCVIRHKKEKFYDEFKDIDIAVINGGDGTGNHPSQNILDLMTIQQEFGKFKGLKVGIVGDVKHSRVANSNAEVLRKIGAKVYFSGPEQWFDEGTIINGTYLSIDDLVKEVDVLMLLRIQHERHDSEEKLKLSSDKYHRQFGLTTEREKAMKKEAIIMHPAPINRGVEIADELVECKRSRIFKQMENGVFARMAILKTALEAKGFEFS, from the coding sequence ATGCTCAGAACCGCCGATTTATCCGTAGAAAAAATTAACAAATTGCTTCAGGAAGCCAATGAGTTTTCCAAAGGTAAAGTGTTGAAAGCCAAAAGTGAAATCTATGTTTCCAATCTTTTTTTTGAAGACAGCACCAGAACAAAAACAAGTTTTGATGTTGCCGAAAGAAAGTTAGGTTTAAAGGTCGTTCCTTTTGATATCTCCGCAAGTTCCGTTAATAAAGGAGAATCGCTTTATGACACGGTGAAAACATTGAAAAGTCTTGGAATCGATCTTTGTGTGATCCGTCACAAAAAAGAAAAATTCTATGATGAATTCAAAGACATTGATATTGCTGTCATTAATGGTGGCGATGGAACCGGAAATCATCCTTCTCAAAATATTTTAGATTTAATGACCATTCAGCAGGAATTCGGAAAATTTAAAGGGTTGAAAGTTGGAATTGTTGGCGATGTAAAACACAGCCGTGTAGCAAATTCAAATGCAGAAGTTTTAAGAAAAATAGGAGCGAAAGTTTATTTCTCCGGACCCGAACAATGGTTTGATGAAGGAACAATTATCAATGGAACTTACCTTTCCATTGATGATTTGGTAAAAGAAGTTGATGTTTTAATGTTATTGAGAATTCAACATGAAAGACATGATAGCGAGGAAAAATTAAAACTTTCATCTGATAAATACCACCGTCAGTTTGGTCTAACCACCGAACGCGAAAAAGCAATGAAAAAAGAAGCCATCATTATGCATCCAGCACCGATTAACAGAGGAGTTGAGATTGCTGATGAATTGGTAGAATGCAAACGCTCGAGAATTTTCAAACAAATGGAAAACGGCGTTTTTGCAAGAATGGCCATTTTGAAAACTGCCCTGGAAGCAAAAGGATTCGAATTTAGTTAG
- a CDS encoding IS1/IS1595 family N-terminal zinc-binding domain-containing protein encodes MSNSCPKCNQKNIVKSGIINERQRFLCKDCNYYFTVKKLGKQIDDYVVTKALQLYLEGLSYREIERIIGVSHNTVSSWIKKYNITRPPHSDFHPVYKVFKQNELLDYMSKEENLKGSGLVITEFGDKYMMIKWERFKK; translated from the coding sequence ATGTCCAATTCCTGTCCAAAATGTAATCAGAAGAACATCGTCAAGAGCGGTATTATTAACGAGCGTCAACGGTTTTTATGCAAAGACTGCAACTACTATTTCACCGTTAAGAAACTGGGGAAACAGATTGATGATTATGTTGTGACGAAAGCGCTTCAACTTTATTTGGAAGGTTTAAGTTATCGTGAAATTGAACGAATCATCGGTGTTTCACACAACACCGTAAGTTCCTGGATCAAGAAATACAACATCACCCGTCCACCACATTCTGATTTTCATCCGGTGTATAAAGTTTTTAAACAAAATGAACTTTTAGATTATATGTCAAAGGAAGAAAACTTAAAAGGCTCGGGCTTGGTTATCACGGAGTTTGGTGACAAGTACATGATGATTAAATGGGAACGGTTTAAAAAATAA
- a CDS encoding MFS transporter, whose protein sequence is MASSLGTLIEWYDFYIFGSLAVVLATKFFPADNPTAAFLSTLATFAAGFVVRPFGALFFGRLGDIIGRKYTFLVTLLIMGFSTFLIGCVPEYETIGYAAPVLVLILRLLQGLALGGEYGGAATYVAEYSQPNRRGYWTSWIQTTATSGLFISLIVILVTKTSLSPEEFDSWGWRIPFWISILMVGVSYIIRRNMAESPLFAKAKKEGKTSKNPLKESFGNKFNFKFVLLALFGAVMGQGVIWYTGQFYSMSFMQKVMNIESAQVDTMMALALFVATPLFVLFGWLSDKIGRKPIMMIGMLLAIIAYRPIYKTMYNSVQIESKVVAKNGLTEKRTVKVHAKIPTDSLITFHKETVFTDGTFMKRDSIVHWAAAGPSMVNGKPEEPLIKEAITVNPDTRWLLILLVFIQVVFVTMVYGPIAAFLVEMFPLKIRYTSMSLPYHIGNGVFGGLLPAVATYLVVSGKSAGHSEWYLEGLWYPIVVAGVCLVIGTLYLKTKNKSLEEDELVEEPEVEHPVV, encoded by the coding sequence ATGGCTTCCTCACTTGGGACACTGATTGAGTGGTACGACTTCTACATTTTCGGAAGTTTAGCCGTGGTTTTAGCCACTAAATTTTTCCCGGCAGATAATCCAACTGCGGCCTTCTTGTCTACTTTGGCAACGTTTGCGGCCGGATTTGTGGTAAGACCTTTTGGGGCTTTATTCTTCGGGAGACTTGGAGATATCATCGGTAGAAAATATACGTTCCTGGTAACGCTTCTCATCATGGGATTCTCAACTTTCCTAATCGGATGTGTACCAGAATATGAAACAATTGGTTATGCTGCACCGGTTTTGGTTTTAATCTTAAGACTTTTACAAGGTTTAGCATTAGGTGGAGAATATGGAGGTGCCGCAACTTATGTCGCCGAATATTCGCAACCGAACCGAAGAGGATACTGGACTTCCTGGATTCAAACAACGGCAACTTCAGGTCTATTTATTTCACTGATCGTGATTTTGGTAACTAAAACCTCACTTTCACCGGAAGAGTTTGACAGTTGGGGTTGGAGAATTCCATTCTGGATTTCAATTTTAATGGTTGGTGTTTCTTACATCATCCGTCGTAATATGGCTGAATCACCATTATTTGCCAAAGCGAAAAAAGAAGGAAAAACTTCTAAAAATCCTTTGAAAGAAAGTTTCGGAAATAAATTCAATTTCAAATTTGTATTGCTTGCTTTATTTGGAGCCGTAATGGGACAGGGAGTTATCTGGTACACCGGTCAATTCTACTCCATGAGTTTTATGCAGAAAGTAATGAATATTGAATCTGCACAAGTTGATACGATGATGGCTTTAGCACTTTTTGTGGCCACTCCATTGTTTGTACTTTTCGGTTGGCTGTCTGATAAAATTGGTCGTAAACCTATTATGATGATCGGAATGTTATTGGCGATTATCGCTTACCGACCAATCTATAAAACAATGTATAACTCTGTTCAAATAGAAAGTAAAGTCGTGGCTAAAAACGGATTAACTGAAAAGAGAACGGTAAAAGTTCATGCAAAGATCCCAACAGACAGTTTGATCACTTTCCATAAAGAAACTGTATTTACAGATGGAACTTTCATGAAAAGAGACAGTATCGTACATTGGGCAGCAGCCGGACCAAGCATGGTTAATGGTAAACCTGAAGAACCGCTTATCAAAGAAGCAATTACGGTAAATCCGGATACTAGATGGTTGTTGATTTTACTGGTATTTATTCAAGTAGTTTTTGTGACCATGGTTTACGGACCTATCGCCGCCTTCCTGGTAGAAATGTTCCCACTAAAAATTCGGTACACTTCAATGTCATTACCTTACCACATTGGTAATGGAGTGTTTGGAGGATTGCTTCCTGCAGTTGCAACTTATCTTGTCGTCTCCGGAAAAAGCGCCGGACATTCCGAATGGTATCTCGAAGGATTATGGTATCCGATTGTTGTTGCCGGAGTCTGTCTAGTCATTGGAACCCTTTATTTAAAAACAAAAAATAAAAGTTTAGAGGAAGATGAATTGGTAGAAGAACCAGAGGTTGAACATCCCGTAGTTTAA